A region from the Lutra lutra chromosome 1, mLutLut1.2, whole genome shotgun sequence genome encodes:
- the CASP14 gene encoding caspase-14 isoform X1 yields MSNPRPLEEEVYDMSGARLALTLCVTKAREGSEADLDALERMFQQLGFESTMKRDPTAQQFQEELDNFQQAMDARDDPISCAFVVLMAHGLEGQLKGEDGQMVELENLFEVLNNKNCRALRAKPKVYIVQACRGEQRDPGETISGGDIVMITKDSPETIPTYTDILHVYSTVEGYISYRHDKEGSCFIQTLVDVFTERKGPILELLTEVSWDKVPGTLTQTKQVTRRMAEAELVQEGKPRKVNPEIQSTLRKRLYLQ; encoded by the exons ATGAGCAATCCTCGGCCTTTGGAGGAG GAGGTATACGACATGTCAGGCGCCCGCTTAGCCCTGACACTGTGCGTCACCAAAGCCCGGGAAGGTTCAGAGGCAGACCTGGATGCTCTGGAACGCATGTTCCAGCAGCTGGGATTTGAGAGCACCATGAAGAGAGACCCCACCGCCCAG CAATTCCAGGAAGAGCTGGACAATTTTCAGCAGGCCATGGATGCTCGGGATGACCCCATCAGCTGTGCTTTTGTGGTGCTCATGGCACATGGGTTAGAAGGTCAACTCAAGGGGGAGGACGGACAAATGGTGGAACTGGAAAACCTTTTCGAGGTTCTGAACAACAAGAACTGCCGGGCCCTGAGAGCCAAGCCTAAGGTGTACATCGTGCAGGCCTGTCGAGGAG AACAAAGAGACCCTGGTGAAACAATAAGTGGAGGTGATATTGTAATGATCACAAAGGACAGTCCCGAGACCATCCCGACATACACAGACATCCTCCATGTCTACTCAACTGTGGAGG GGTACATCTCATACAGACATGACAAAGAGGGCTCCTGCTTCATCCAGACCCTGGTTGATGTGTTCACAGAGAGGAAAGGACCCATCCTGGAGCTTCTGACAGAGGTAAGTTGGGACAAGGTACCTGGAACCCTCACCCAGACCAAGCAG GTGACCCGGCGGATGGCAGAAGCAGAGCTGGTTCAGGAAGGAAAACCAAGGAAAGTGAATCCCGAAATCCAAAGCACTCTTCGGAAACGGCTCTATCTGCAATAG
- the CASP14 gene encoding caspase-14 isoform X2 codes for MSNPRPLEEEVYDMSGARLALTLCVTKAREGSEADLDALERMFQQLGFESTMKRDPTAQQFQEELDNFQQAMDARDDPISCAFVVLMAHGLEGQLKGEDGQMVELENLFEVLNNKNCRALRAKPKVYIVQACRGEQRDPGETISGGDIVMITKDSPETIPTYTDILHVYSTVEGYISYRHDKEGSCFIQTLVDVFTERKGPILELLTEVTRRMAEAELVQEGKPRKVNPEIQSTLRKRLYLQ; via the exons ATGAGCAATCCTCGGCCTTTGGAGGAG GAGGTATACGACATGTCAGGCGCCCGCTTAGCCCTGACACTGTGCGTCACCAAAGCCCGGGAAGGTTCAGAGGCAGACCTGGATGCTCTGGAACGCATGTTCCAGCAGCTGGGATTTGAGAGCACCATGAAGAGAGACCCCACCGCCCAG CAATTCCAGGAAGAGCTGGACAATTTTCAGCAGGCCATGGATGCTCGGGATGACCCCATCAGCTGTGCTTTTGTGGTGCTCATGGCACATGGGTTAGAAGGTCAACTCAAGGGGGAGGACGGACAAATGGTGGAACTGGAAAACCTTTTCGAGGTTCTGAACAACAAGAACTGCCGGGCCCTGAGAGCCAAGCCTAAGGTGTACATCGTGCAGGCCTGTCGAGGAG AACAAAGAGACCCTGGTGAAACAATAAGTGGAGGTGATATTGTAATGATCACAAAGGACAGTCCCGAGACCATCCCGACATACACAGACATCCTCCATGTCTACTCAACTGTGGAGG GGTACATCTCATACAGACATGACAAAGAGGGCTCCTGCTTCATCCAGACCCTGGTTGATGTGTTCACAGAGAGGAAAGGACCCATCCTGGAGCTTCTGACAGAG GTGACCCGGCGGATGGCAGAAGCAGAGCTGGTTCAGGAAGGAAAACCAAGGAAAGTGAATCCCGAAATCCAAAGCACTCTTCGGAAACGGCTCTATCTGCAATAG